A region of Acidobacteriota bacterium DNA encodes the following proteins:
- a CDS encoding wax ester/triacylglycerol synthase family O-acyltransferase, protein MSTPNLHRRLTTLDASFLYFERKEAPMHIGSVMIFEGEVPFEKFVESVDAKLHLLPRYQQIVVNDPFNLGHPTWEQATDFDIRNHIFKLQIDAPGGEKELVELASKIFTPVMNRKKPLWDIYLVYGLEGNNTAMISRVHHCMVDGVSGVDLVKLLFDFSPTPAPIPPKPAPQPREPRRDATRQFFDSLLGGMQEGMNRWMEFQNGLLNLAEAWTKRDVRTAMQGIAGFLPGLATPPTQLPFNKATTGDRRLVWQEFSFAEARAIRGACSGTVNDVVLTVLSGAVARYLALHKQPVEGRMLRVMVPVSLRQDDQRGALGNLVSMLPVEIPLDMRNPLERFRYINDKTMKMKAGRVAEGLNLFSALMGILPAPVQALAGAIANTPVAPYNMVSTNVPGPQVPLYMVGKKMIAYYPYVPVGYAVGCGCAIMSYDQKLTFGITADTHAMPDVENMKKFLHESFVELRTLAGVAEIKPPEIKKTKPEVKQKSVEVKSEIKKPVKQAPAKVAKKVTTKKAPAKKTAAKKTASKKARAASGKAK, encoded by the coding sequence ATGTCAACACCCAACCTGCATCGCAGACTGACGACCCTGGATGCAAGCTTTCTCTATTTCGAGAGAAAAGAAGCGCCCATGCATATTGGCAGCGTCATGATTTTTGAAGGCGAAGTGCCGTTTGAAAAATTCGTCGAAAGCGTTGATGCCAAACTGCACCTCTTGCCGCGCTATCAACAGATTGTCGTAAATGACCCGTTCAACCTGGGGCATCCGACGTGGGAACAAGCTACGGATTTCGACATCCGCAATCACATTTTTAAATTGCAAATTGACGCCCCGGGCGGCGAAAAAGAATTGGTAGAACTGGCGAGCAAAATTTTTACGCCGGTGATGAATCGCAAAAAACCGCTCTGGGATATTTATCTGGTTTATGGATTGGAAGGCAATAACACGGCGATGATTTCCAGAGTGCATCATTGCATGGTGGATGGGGTGTCGGGGGTTGATCTGGTGAAGCTGTTATTCGATTTTTCGCCAACCCCTGCGCCGATTCCGCCTAAACCCGCGCCGCAACCGCGTGAACCGCGACGGGACGCAACGCGACAGTTTTTTGATTCGCTTTTGGGCGGTATGCAGGAAGGCATGAATCGCTGGATGGAATTTCAAAACGGGCTGTTAAATTTAGCGGAAGCCTGGACGAAACGCGATGTTCGCACCGCCATGCAGGGGATTGCCGGGTTTTTGCCGGGGCTTGCAACCCCGCCCACGCAATTGCCTTTCAATAAAGCGACCACGGGCGACCGCCGGTTGGTGTGGCAGGAATTTTCTTTTGCCGAAGCGCGGGCGATTCGCGGCGCTTGCAGCGGCACCGTCAATGATGTGGTTTTAACCGTGCTTTCAGGCGCAGTGGCGCGCTATCTGGCATTGCACAAACAACCGGTCGAAGGTCGCATGCTGCGGGTGATGGTTCCGGTGAGCCTTCGTCAGGATGACCAACGCGGCGCGCTCGGCAACCTGGTATCGATGTTGCCGGTTGAGATTCCGCTCGATATGCGCAATCCCTTAGAACGTTTTCGTTATATCAATGACAAAACCATGAAGATGAAAGCCGGGCGAGTTGCCGAAGGCTTGAATCTGTTTTCAGCATTGATGGGCATCTTGCCTGCGCCAGTGCAGGCTCTTGCAGGGGCAATCGCCAACACGCCGGTTGCGCCATACAACATGGTTTCAACCAATGTGCCCGGACCACAGGTGCCGCTTTATATGGTTGGCAAAAAAATGATTGCCTATTATCCTTATGTGCCTGTCGGCTACGCCGTCGGTTGCGGTTGCGCGATTATGAGCTATGACCAGAAGTTGACTTTTGGCATCACCGCAGACACACATGCGATGCCCGATGTCGAAAATATGAAGAAGTTTTTGCATGAATCGTTTGTCGAATTGCGGACGCTGGCGGGGGTTGCGGAGATTAAGCCGCCTGAAATAAAAAAGACCAAGCCCGAAGTCAAGCAGAAATCTGTTGAAGTCAAAAGCGAAATAAAGAAACCGGTGAAGCAGGCACCGGCAAAGGTTGCGAAAAAGGTGACAACCAAAAAAGCGCCAGCGAAAAAGACCGCAGCGAAAAAAACAGCGAGTAAAAAGGCGAGGGCTGCAAGCGGAAAAGCCAAATAA
- a CDS encoding alpha/beta fold hydrolase has protein sequence MSSKPLASFHREFQTTSRPIWLEALAGMDWLALHASPVYYGLGVPRGDRSAVVVVPGFLGTDLYLTEMYYWLRRIGYNPYFSGIGWNADCLNTLVRRLLKTVEKAYDETGKRVHLIGHSLGGVLSRSAAEKRPNHIASVITLGSPFRGVRSHPIVLETSKIVRERILAARKGKPGYPDTYPECYTGFCTCDAVMSLQSFSETVQETAIYTKTDGIVDWKVCITENPESDFEVLATHVGLAFNPTVYSIMAKRLSKAIKKH, from the coding sequence ATGTCATCAAAACCATTGGCATCATTTCACAGGGAATTTCAAACCACTTCTCGTCCAATCTGGCTTGAAGCGCTTGCAGGGATGGATTGGCTGGCGCTTCACGCTTCACCGGTTTATTACGGACTGGGGGTGCCGCGCGGCGACCGTTCGGCAGTGGTCGTGGTTCCGGGCTTTCTCGGCACAGACCTGTATCTCACGGAGATGTATTACTGGCTTCGGCGCATTGGCTATAATCCATATTTTTCCGGCATCGGTTGGAATGCCGATTGTTTGAATACACTGGTCAGGCGGTTGTTGAAAACGGTTGAAAAAGCCTACGACGAAACCGGCAAGCGCGTGCATTTAATCGGTCACAGTCTCGGCGGCGTGTTGTCGCGTTCGGCGGCTGAAAAACGCCCGAATCATATCGCCTCGGTGATTACCCTGGGTTCGCCGTTTCGCGGTGTGCGTTCGCACCCAATCGTTTTGGAAACTTCCAAAATTGTCCGCGAAAGAATTCTCGCGGCGCGCAAAGGCAAGCCGGGCTACCCCGACACTTACCCTGAATGTTACACGGGCTTTTGCACCTGTGATGCGGTGATGTCTTTGCAATCGTTTTCCGAGACCGTGCAGGAAACCGCTATCTATACCAAGACCGACGGCATCGTTGACTGGAAAGTTTGCATCACCGAAAATCCTGAAAGCGATTTTGAAGTTCTGGCAACCCACGTCGGACTGGCATTCAATCCGACAGTCTACAGCATTATGGCAAAACGGTTGTCAAAGGCGATTAAAAAGCATTAG
- a CDS encoding histidine kinase, with amino-acid sequence MLASSDPTLDFPFRLANRWARLALLFGAGTLFGLLIASQTYIAYSTREVPFQLTRIFLLSFIYAYSWAALTPLILWLARRFPIERHTWQQHLVIHLVASLLISFATRTIEILSFFYLMAEAGQTLSLWRVLRNVWAIFDYGTLIYWVIILIKYALEYHRRFREGELKASRLETQLAQAELSALRMQLNPHFLFNTLNAISALMNKDREAAEKMIARLGDFLRLTLESVGAQEVTLKEELEFLKAYLDIECIRFQDRLRVQMQVEPEALQARLPNLILQPLVENAIIHGIAPHKQSGRVEIHARCRNDHLLVQVIDNGSGIPIQKNLLREGIGLANTQARLYQLYGVEHRFDIENAPQGGLVVTIEIPFKSSREKMNQPDSLRVIESNSVHAQPLMH; translated from the coding sequence TTGCTGGCTTCTTCAGACCCTACACTTGACTTTCCTTTTCGTTTAGCAAATCGCTGGGCGCGGCTCGCTCTACTTTTTGGCGCGGGCACGTTGTTCGGTTTGCTGATCGCCAGTCAAACCTATATTGCTTACAGCACACGCGAAGTGCCTTTTCAACTCACCCGGATTTTTCTGCTCAGTTTTATCTATGCCTATTCGTGGGCGGCGCTCACCCCGTTGATTTTGTGGTTGGCGCGACGGTTTCCCATTGAACGCCACACCTGGCAGCAACATCTGGTCATTCACCTTGTTGCCAGTTTACTCATCAGCTTTGCGACCCGGACAATTGAAATTCTCAGTTTTTTTTATTTGATGGCTGAAGCCGGGCAAACCTTGTCACTTTGGCGTGTACTCAGAAACGTGTGGGCGATTTTCGATTATGGCACGCTCATTTATTGGGTCATCATCTTAATCAAATACGCCCTGGAGTATCACCGCCGTTTTCGCGAAGGCGAATTGAAAGCCTCGCGTCTTGAAACCCAACTCGCGCAAGCCGAATTGAGCGCCCTTAGAATGCAACTCAATCCGCATTTTCTTTTTAACACCCTCAATGCCATTTCGGCTTTGATGAATAAAGACCGTGAAGCTGCCGAAAAAATGATTGCCCGGCTCGGTGATTTTCTGCGTCTGACACTGGAAAGCGTCGGCGCACAGGAGGTCACGCTCAAAGAAGAACTCGAATTTTTAAAAGCCTATCTCGATATTGAGTGCATTCGCTTTCAAGACCGTTTGCGCGTGCAGATGCAGGTCGAACCGGAAGCCTTGCAGGCGCGTCTGCCCAATTTGATTTTGCAACCGCTGGTTGAAAACGCCATCATTCACGGCATTGCGCCACATAAACAATCGGGACGGGTTGAAATTCATGCCAGATGTCGCAATGACCATTTGCTGGTTCAGGTCATCGATAACGGCTCAGGAATTCCCATACAAAAAAACTTGCTTCGTGAAGGCATCGGGCTTGCCAATACACAAGCGCGTTTATATCAGCTCTATGGTGTTGAGCATCGTTTTGATATAGAAAATGCCCCTCAAGGGGGATTGGTGGTGACCATTGAAATTCCCTTTAAATCATCCCGCGAAAAAATGAACCAACCGGATAGCTTGCGCGTTATAGAGAGCAACAGCGTACACGCCCAGCCTTTAATGCATTAA
- a CDS encoding nitroreductase/quinone reductase family protein — protein MSANAFTNLQNDFFRNLNLVVEPWIRLGVASPVCTPTGLIVLETTGRKSGRKFNVPLLATRFGRYVFVSTFRSESQWVKNIEANPPVRYWIGGKAHVGVALVLSQDSTGDNLENLPPTLRNFAQNLNQYFRAFGGYAAVLLPQENQ, from the coding sequence ATGTCGGCAAACGCTTTTACCAATTTACAAAATGATTTTTTTCGCAATTTGAATCTGGTGGTCGAACCCTGGATTCGACTGGGAGTCGCTTCGCCTGTTTGTACGCCGACGGGGTTGATCGTTTTGGAAACCACAGGGCGCAAAAGCGGGCGCAAATTCAATGTGCCGCTTCTGGCAACACGGTTTGGGCGATACGTTTTCGTCAGCACTTTTCGCAGTGAGTCGCAATGGGTGAAAAATATCGAAGCCAATCCGCCGGTGCGCTACTGGATCGGCGGCAAAGCGCACGTGGGTGTCGCGTTGGTTTTGTCGCAGGATTCAACCGGCGACAATTTGGAAAACTTGCCGCCCACACTTAGAAACTTTGCGCAAAACTTGAACCAATATTTCCGGGCATTCGGCGGGTATGCAGCGGTTTTATTACCGCAAGAAAACCAATAA
- a CDS encoding D-aminoacylase: MRIKFIMLLVAVLIVSSIHPLSFSQAQNQTGSILIVGGTVIDGSGAPARRVDVRIVGDTIKAIGNLKPLPNERVVDARGMVVAPGFIDIHNHSDRGLDREPTANSQILQGITTLAVGADGGSPASISEYLKRREAQKIGVNVLTFIGHATARAQVLGEDFKRQATKEEIAKMASVIEQGMKDGAFGISTGLEYDVGFPSSTEEVVTLSKVAAHFGGIYMSHIRDEADLMLTALGEAIQIGKEAKIPVQISHIKMGTVAVWDKAAEAVKMVEAARKKGQDVTADCYPYDAWSSTITVLVPSRRHDDVKEVTKGLADVGGGANVLVTSCSAHRDYEGKTLDEIARANRTTAVEVYMQIVKDGGAGVVCRSMKESDIETFYKQKWVMVSSDGGIGMRHPRGAGTFPRVLGRFVREKKWLTLEEAIRKMTSAVAMRLGINDRGLLRKGMKADIVIFDPEKVIDQSTMMQPFAEPIGIAQVFVNGVVVVEASKVTGAVPGTALRHQFIKTRKSS; the protein is encoded by the coding sequence ATGCGAATAAAATTCATCATGTTGTTGGTTGCTGTACTTATTGTTAGTTCAATTCATCCGCTCTCTTTTTCGCAAGCGCAAAATCAGACCGGCTCAATTTTGATTGTTGGCGGAACGGTGATTGATGGCTCAGGCGCACCTGCTCGTCGCGTTGATGTACGCATCGTCGGCGATACGATTAAAGCGATTGGCAACCTCAAACCGCTACCCAATGAGCGTGTGGTAGATGCTCGCGGGATGGTTGTCGCGCCCGGTTTTATTGATATTCATAATCATTCCGACAGGGGACTTGATAGAGAACCAACCGCAAATAGCCAGATTTTACAGGGCATCACCACGCTTGCGGTCGGCGCGGATGGCGGCTCGCCCGCATCCATCAGCGAATACCTCAAGCGCCGCGAAGCGCAAAAAATTGGCGTCAATGTTTTAACCTTCATCGGTCATGCAACGGCGCGGGCGCAGGTGCTGGGCGAAGATTTCAAGCGTCAGGCGACCAAAGAGGAGATTGCCAAAATGGCATCCGTTATTGAACAAGGCATGAAAGATGGCGCGTTTGGTATCTCCACGGGGCTTGAGTACGATGTCGGATTTCCGAGTTCAACCGAAGAGGTCGTAACGCTTTCAAAAGTGGCTGCGCATTTCGGCGGCATTTACATGAGTCACATTCGCGATGAAGCGGATTTGATGCTCACGGCTCTAGGCGAAGCGATTCAAATCGGCAAAGAAGCGAAAATTCCCGTACAGATTTCGCATATCAAAATGGGCACGGTCGCGGTTTGGGATAAAGCCGCAGAGGCTGTGAAGATGGTTGAAGCGGCGCGAAAAAAGGGGCAAGACGTAACCGCCGATTGCTACCCTTATGATGCCTGGTCTTCGACCATCACGGTGCTCGTGCCTTCACGTCGTCACGATGATGTGAAGGAGGTGACTAAGGGACTCGCCGATGTCGGTGGCGGCGCAAATGTATTGGTTACCAGTTGTTCGGCGCACAGAGATTACGAAGGCAAGACGCTTGATGAGATTGCCCGCGCCAATCGCACAACCGCAGTTGAGGTGTATATGCAAATTGTCAAAGATGGCGGCGCGGGAGTGGTTTGCCGTTCAATGAAAGAATCCGACATCGAGACCTTTTACAAACAGAAGTGGGTGATGGTTTCAAGCGATGGCGGAATCGGTATGCGTCATCCACGCGGCGCGGGAACGTTTCCGCGTGTGCTTGGTCGTTTTGTGCGTGAGAAAAAATGGCTGACCTTGGAAGAGGCGATTCGCAAAATGACATCGGCAGTTGCCATGCGGTTGGGAATAAACGACAGGGGCTTGCTTCGCAAAGGGATGAAGGCGGATATAGTGATTTTCGACCCCGAAAAAGTGATTGATCAATCAACCATGATGCAACCGTTTGCGGAACCCATCGGCATCGCGCAGGTTTTCGTCAACGGGGTTGTCGTGGTTGAAGCAAGTAAAGTCACTGGGGCAGTGCCCGGCACGGCTTTGCGCCATCAGTTCATTAAGACCAGGAAAAGCTCTTAA
- a CDS encoding LytTR family DNA-binding domain-containing protein — MSETQGLRVLIVDDELLARERVRDLLARHTDIQIIGECANGFEAAAILECARTDLLFLDVQMPEADGFAAIEKVRADRLPYIIFITAFDQYAVRAFEINALDYLLKPFDRARFDKAIERARNAINTRKDESLRHKIIQVLECVKTQNAHIERLIVKNNGHIAFVKTEEIDWIESEGNYVRLHTGKESHLLRETITALENCLDPKKFLRVHRSTIVNVDRVKELQSWFHGEYKIIMQNGAELMLSRNYRDRLIEFVGRNL; from the coding sequence ATGTCTGAAACTCAGGGGCTTCGTGTCTTGATTGTTGATGATGAATTGCTGGCGCGCGAGCGGGTGCGCGATTTGCTCGCGCGACACACCGATATTCAGATTATCGGTGAATGTGCGAACGGCTTTGAAGCAGCAGCGATACTCGAATGCGCGCGCACCGATTTGCTGTTTCTCGATGTGCAGATGCCCGAAGCCGATGGCTTTGCGGCAATCGAAAAGGTTCGCGCCGACCGCCTGCCTTATATCATTTTCATCACTGCCTTTGACCAGTATGCGGTTCGGGCTTTTGAAATCAATGCCCTCGATTATTTACTCAAACCCTTCGACCGCGCGCGTTTCGACAAAGCCATTGAACGCGCAAGAAACGCGATTAACACGCGCAAAGATGAAAGCCTGCGCCACAAAATCATTCAGGTTCTCGAATGTGTGAAAACCCAAAACGCCCACATCGAACGACTCATCGTAAAAAACAACGGTCATATTGCTTTCGTTAAAACCGAAGAGATTGATTGGATCGAATCCGAAGGCAATTATGTGCGTTTGCATACTGGCAAAGAATCGCACCTGCTCAGAGAAACCATCACGGCTTTGGAAAATTGTCTCGACCCGAAAAAATTTTTGCGCGTGCATCGTTCGACCATCGTCAATGTTGACCGCGTCAAAGAATTGCAAAGCTGGTTTCATGGCGAATACAAAATCATCATGCAAAACGGCGCGGAGTTGATGTTGTCGCGCAATTACCGCGACCGCTTGATTGAATTCGTCGGCAGGAATTTGTAA
- a CDS encoding GNAT family N-acetyltransferase has product MARKAASKRSYPWNTTIKDKKVTIRLLNANDKAALLNFARSLPEEDLLFLSMDITTPQVVERAIDNVSAGRFNVILAEMDGKLVGYANLIISELTWVRHLGEIHLMISRECRGFGLGSLLADEVFAMAKNLGMQKIIARMAFDQRGAIQVFERLGFRAEALLSDFVIDRNDRTHDLLVMSHDVRGLTE; this is encoded by the coding sequence ATGGCTCGAAAAGCGGCTTCAAAACGCTCATATCCGTGGAACACGACAATCAAAGATAAAAAAGTCACCATTCGATTACTGAATGCAAACGATAAAGCGGCATTGCTCAATTTTGCGCGCTCTTTGCCCGAAGAGGATTTGTTATTCCTGTCGATGGACATCACCACGCCGCAAGTGGTCGAACGTGCCATCGACAATGTCAGTGCCGGTCGCTTCAATGTGATCCTGGCGGAAATGGACGGCAAACTCGTCGGCTATGCCAATCTCATCATCAGCGAACTGACCTGGGTGCGGCACCTCGGTGAAATTCATTTGATGATCAGCCGTGAATGTCGTGGCTTTGGGCTAGGCAGCCTCCTGGCGGATGAAGTTTTCGCAATGGCGAAAAATTTGGGGATGCAGAAAATCATTGCGCGCATGGCATTTGACCAGCGCGGCGCAATTCAGGTTTTTGAACGCTTGGGATTTCGCGCTGAAGCCCTGCTTTCGGATTTCGTCATTGATCGCAATGACCGCACCCACGATTTGCTGGTGATGTCGCACGATGTGCGCGGCTTGACCGAGTAG
- a CDS encoding SDR family oxidoreductase yields MLRKLRGTTAIITGATSGIGRETALEFARSGVRVIVAGRRKARLAEVVREIETKGGEALAVQTDVAEQKQVERLIEKSLKHFGQIDTLVNNAGVGVAARFDELSLEDFRRVMEINFWGAVYACKAALPVMKSQKSGGVIINVSSILGKRGVPYETAYCASKFALAGFSESLRTEVMADKIDVTTIFPGAIETEIFETSANQTGFEMPAFIPKFPARGLARVIVQNARLPQPEVVMALDAMAINFFNTLAPGLLDYAMGWGLPFVEAFGRGKSNASAKKGNLYTNDDSQES; encoded by the coding sequence ATGCTGCGCAAATTACGCGGAACCACAGCCATCATCACCGGAGCAACCAGCGGTATCGGGCGCGAAACGGCGCTGGAATTTGCCCGGTCTGGAGTTCGCGTTATCGTGGCGGGGCGTCGTAAAGCGCGGCTTGCGGAAGTGGTTCGCGAGATTGAAACCAAAGGCGGCGAGGCGCTTGCCGTACAAACCGATGTTGCCGAGCAAAAACAGGTCGAACGGCTCATCGAAAAAAGCTTAAAACATTTTGGACAGATTGATACGCTGGTCAACAACGCAGGCGTCGGGGTTGCCGCGCGGTTTGATGAATTATCGCTTGAAGATTTCCGTCGGGTGATGGAAATCAATTTCTGGGGCGCGGTTTACGCCTGTAAAGCGGCGCTTCCGGTGATGAAGTCGCAAAAAAGCGGCGGTGTGATTATTAATGTCTCATCGATTTTAGGCAAACGCGGCGTGCCGTATGAAACAGCTTACTGCGCCAGCAAATTTGCGCTCGCGGGATTTTCGGAATCACTTAGAACCGAAGTGATGGCAGATAAAATTGATGTGACGACTATTTTCCCGGGCGCGATTGAAACTGAAATTTTCGAGACCTCGGCAAATCAAACAGGATTTGAGATGCCCGCATTTATTCCGAAATTTCCGGCGCGGGGCTTGGCACGAGTGATTGTGCAAAACGCGCGATTGCCGCAACCGGAAGTGGTTATGGCTTTGGATGCGATGGCAATCAATTTCTTTAACACCCTCGCGCCGGGACTGCTGGATTATGCGATGGGATGGGGATTGCCTTTTGTAGAAGCGTTCGGACGCGGAAAATCTAACGCATCTGCGAAAAAAGGCAACCTCTACACGAATGATGATTCTCAAGAATCGTAA
- the phaR gene encoding polyhydroxyalkanoate synthesis repressor PhaR: protein MARKKKQATKAADDNTLVIKRYGNRRLYNTETGSYVNYQDLIKLIRDGQDIQVIDSTTKADVTKSVLMQIILEEEKNDRSLLPTNFLYQLLRSREETVQDFFKNYLATSFAAYMKTKEEFDRRFRGWLEMGAAAPQMWEKFLPGVEVMKDMWGGGKKAQEEPPKPRTRSKPKR, encoded by the coding sequence ATGGCTAGAAAAAAGAAACAGGCAACCAAAGCGGCGGACGATAATACGCTGGTGATTAAGCGTTATGGCAATCGGCGGCTCTATAACACGGAAACCGGCAGCTATGTCAATTATCAGGATTTGATTAAGCTCATCCGTGATGGGCAAGATATTCAGGTGATTGATTCAACCACCAAAGCAGATGTCACCAAATCCGTATTGATGCAGATTATTTTGGAGGAAGAGAAAAACGACAGGAGTTTATTACCGACCAACTTCCTTTATCAATTGCTGCGGTCGCGAGAAGAGACGGTTCAGGACTTTTTTAAAAACTACCTGGCAACCAGTTTCGCCGCTTACATGAAAACCAAAGAAGAGTTCGACAGGCGGTTTCGCGGGTGGTTAGAGATGGGCGCGGCAGCTCCGCAAATGTGGGAAAAGTTTTTACCGGGCGTTGAGGTGATGAAAGATATGTGGGGTGGCGGAAAAAAAGCTCAAGAGGAACCGCCTAAACCCCGGACTCGCAGTAAACCCAAACGATAA
- a CDS encoding GNAT family N-acetyltransferase, giving the protein MLKGWRTRSATQKDKRYLKKLEDNVKLRDGSRLSLRPIKPDDDVKLLDLYRRLSPTSLYHRFFTVPKPDPNYAKYLADVDAKNHFALVAEFHNQIVGVARFHRGDESSQRAEAAVTVADDWQGKGVGSMLLKKLAAVAVQQTITEFECQVALDNEAMKRLLSHSGFKLTSEVKEGRLYITLLLKRDAGQPRKRLIRRAGKL; this is encoded by the coding sequence ATGTTAAAAGGCTGGAGAACTCGAAGCGCAACCCAAAAGGATAAACGTTATTTAAAAAAGCTTGAAGATAACGTGAAACTCCGTGATGGCTCCAGGCTTTCCTTGCGCCCAATCAAACCTGATGATGATGTGAAACTGCTCGACCTTTACCGGAGGCTTTCACCTACAAGCCTCTATCACCGGTTTTTCACTGTCCCCAAACCTGACCCCAATTACGCCAAATATCTGGCAGATGTCGATGCGAAAAATCATTTCGCGCTGGTTGCCGAATTCCATAATCAAATCGTCGGGGTGGCGCGGTTTCACAGAGGCGACGAAAGTTCGCAACGTGCCGAAGCGGCTGTAACAGTTGCTGATGACTGGCAAGGTAAAGGGGTGGGTTCAATGTTACTCAAGAAACTTGCAGCGGTTGCAGTGCAACAGACCATCACCGAATTTGAATGTCAGGTGGCGTTGGACAATGAAGCGATGAAGCGGTTGCTTTCACATTCGGGTTTTAAATTGACGAGTGAGGTCAAAGAAGGGCGGCTTTACATTACGCTGTTATTAAAACGCGACGCTGGACAACCGCGAAAAAGATTGATAAGAAGAGCAGGCAAACTTTAA
- a CDS encoding serine hydrolase domain-containing protein produces the protein MKRNFCIAAILFLCFATNLTAQTAKSSGDEVDDYILVQMQRAKIPGLAVAVIRDGKVVKARGYGLANLEHQISVKPETIFQSGSVGKQFTATAVMMLVEDGKISLDDKITKYFKDAPEHWKEITVRHLLSHTAGTTDYPRDFDFRRDYTEDQLLAEAAKISLAFQPGEKWMYSNLGYVMLGILIGKVTGKFYGDFLQERIFKPLGMTSTRIINEADIIPNRAEGYRLVKGELKHQQWVSPTLNTTADGSLYFNLPDLIKWDAALYTEKLLKKSSLDLMWTPIKQNNGTTNKGNYGFGWVINNTNGHKVIEHGGAWQGFKSYIARYVDDKTTVILLANLAQTNPEKLAHQVAGFYIPAVKPVEPKPIADTEPQVTAMFKEALNKMIAGNFERELLTAEMQKQWFPDRVTEVGELLKSFGNLKSVTLIERKQEAENRFYRYKVAFNDTVLLIAMTFTKDNKITAMQFAPE, from the coding sequence ATGAAGCGAAATTTCTGTATTGCCGCCATTCTGTTTTTGTGTTTTGCCACGAACCTCACGGCGCAGACCGCCAAATCATCGGGCGATGAAGTCGATGATTACATCCTCGTTCAAATGCAACGGGCGAAAATTCCCGGACTCGCCGTTGCTGTCATTCGGGATGGCAAAGTTGTGAAAGCCAGAGGCTACGGGCTTGCCAACCTCGAACACCAAATTTCGGTTAAACCCGAAACCATTTTTCAATCCGGTTCGGTCGGCAAACAGTTCACCGCAACCGCTGTGATGATGTTGGTCGAAGACGGCAAAATCAGCCTGGATGACAAAATCACTAAATACTTCAAAGACGCCCCCGAACATTGGAAAGAGATTACCGTCCGCCACCTGCTTTCGCATACCGCAGGGACTACCGATTACCCGCGTGATTTCGATTTTCGTCGCGATTACACCGAAGACCAGTTGCTCGCCGAAGCTGCAAAAATCTCGCTCGCCTTTCAACCGGGCGAAAAGTGGATGTACAGTAATTTGGGCTATGTGATGCTCGGCATTTTGATTGGCAAAGTGACGGGAAAATTTTACGGCGACTTTTTGCAGGAACGAATTTTTAAACCGCTTGGCATGACTTCAACGCGCATCATCAACGAAGCCGACATTATCCCGAATCGCGCTGAGGGCTATCGCCTGGTGAAAGGCGAACTCAAACATCAGCAGTGGGTATCGCCAACCCTGAATACCACGGCGGATGGCAGCCTCTATTTCAACCTGCCGGATTTAATCAAATGGGACGCTGCGCTTTACACCGAAAAACTTTTGAAAAAATCAAGCCTTGATTTGATGTGGACGCCGATTAAACAAAACAACGGCACAACCAACAAAGGCAATTACGGGTTCGGTTGGGTCATCAATAACACGAATGGTCATAAAGTGATTGAGCATGGCGGCGCGTGGCAAGGCTTTAAAAGTTACATTGCGCGTTACGTCGATGATAAAACCACAGTGATTTTATTAGCGAACTTAGCGCAAACCAATCCCGAAAAACTGGCGCATCAGGTTGCAGGCTTTTATATCCCTGCGGTGAAACCTGTCGAACCCAAACCGATAGCCGACACTGAACCGCAGGTGACGGCAATGTTCAAAGAGGCGCTGAATAAAATGATTGCCGGCAATTTTGAACGAGAGTTGCTCACTGCGGAAATGCAAAAGCAATGGTTTCCCGATAGGGTCACAGAGGTTGGCGAACTGCTGAAGTCGTTTGGCAATTTGAAATCGGTTACGCTGATTGAACGCAAACAGGAAGCTGAGAATCGCTTCTATCGTTATAAAGTCGCATTCAACGATACCGTACTTTTGATTGCGATGACCTTCACCAAAGATAATAAAATTACCGCAATGCAATTTGCGCCTGAATAA